One Candidatus Devosia phytovorans genomic window carries:
- the ilvN gene encoding acetolactate synthase small subunit — translation MNAHLQPTGSAYFITKETQEIERHTLSVLVDNEPGILARVVGLFSARGYNIESLTVSETEHGRRLSRITVVVTATPKVLVQIKLQLERLVPVHKVHDLTSEGASLERELALIKVAGSGDHRAETLRLADAFRAQIVDATVESFVFEVTGKPAKIDSFIALMQPLGLVEVVRTGLAAISRGPQSM, via the coding sequence ATGAACGCACATCTGCAGCCCACGGGCTCCGCCTATTTCATCACCAAGGAAACCCAGGAGATCGAGCGGCATACGCTGTCGGTGCTGGTGGACAATGAGCCGGGAATTCTGGCCCGGGTCGTGGGCCTGTTTTCGGCACGCGGCTATAATATCGAAAGCCTCACCGTCAGCGAGACGGAACACGGGCGGCGACTTAGTCGCATCACCGTTGTCGTGACGGCCACGCCAAAAGTGCTGGTGCAGATCAAGCTGCAGCTCGAGCGCCTGGTGCCGGTGCACAAGGTGCATGACCTAACGAGCGAAGGCGCTTCGCTGGAGCGCGAGCTGGCGCTGATCAAGGTGGCGGGTTCGGGCGATCATCGCGCCGAGACGCTGCGGCTGGCTGATGCCTTCCGGGCGCAGATCGTCGATGCGACGGTCGAAAGCTTTGTGTTCGAGGTGACCGGCAAGCCGGCCAAGATCGACAGCTTCATCGCGCTGATGCAGCCGCTGGGGCTGGTCGAGGTCGTGCGCACGGGTCTGGCCGCGATTTCGCGTGGTCCGCAGAGCATGTAG
- a CDS encoding pyridoxine 5'-phosphate synthase — MTLLSVNLNAVAQLRNRRNLPWPSVVGLARVVLDAGASGVTVHPRPDERHIRRTDVFDLAELLASEYPQAEFNIEGYPSEDFFDLIDQVNPAQVTLVPDDPAQATSDHGWDFLGKGNFLTDVVGRLKKDGRRISLFCDPDAGVAGVAAAKATGADRIELYTGPYGGCYDDAERAVRELAALAHTAQAAHAAGMGVNAGHDLTLANLPAFQSAVLHVDEASIGHGITADALLMGFAEAVRQYRAVLGS, encoded by the coding sequence ATGACCCTGCTTTCCGTCAATCTCAATGCCGTTGCCCAGTTGCGCAACCGTCGCAATCTGCCGTGGCCGAGTGTGGTCGGGCTGGCGCGGGTGGTGCTGGATGCGGGGGCGAGTGGGGTGACGGTGCACCCGCGGCCCGATGAGCGGCATATCCGGCGGACGGATGTGTTTGATCTGGCAGAGCTGCTGGCGAGCGAATATCCGCAGGCCGAGTTCAATATCGAAGGCTATCCGAGCGAGGATTTCTTTGACCTGATCGACCAGGTCAATCCGGCGCAGGTGACGCTGGTCCCCGATGATCCGGCACAGGCGACGTCGGACCATGGCTGGGATTTTCTCGGCAAGGGCAACTTCCTGACTGACGTGGTGGGGCGGCTGAAGAAGGACGGGCGGCGGATCTCGCTGTTCTGCGATCCAGATGCGGGTGTCGCGGGGGTGGCCGCGGCCAAGGCGACCGGTGCCGACCGGATCGAGCTTTACACCGGTCCTTATGGCGGCTGCTATGACGATGCGGAACGCGCAGTGCGCGAGTTGGCAGCGCTGGCGCATACAGCGCAGGCGGCGCATGCGGCGGGCATGGGGGTCAATGCGGGGCATGACCTGACGCTGGCCAATCTGCCCGCGTTCCAGTCCGCGGTGCTGCATGTCGACGAGGCGTCGATTGGCCATGGCATTACTGCCGACGCGCTGCTGATGGGTTTTGCCGAGGCGGTGCGGCAGTATCGTGCCGTTCTGGGCAGCTAG
- a CDS encoding NAD(P)H-dependent oxidoreductase, with protein MSKLKIAVIISSTRPTRFGEIPAKWILEKANERPEIQAEIVDLRDFDLPFFDEAASNAWMPSQNAEAVRWQNKISEFDGYIFVTAEYNRSITGALKNALDQAYVNWNKKAFTAVGYGTLGGARAVEHLRTIGIELQMAPTRSAVHIAGADFAAVHPGFGGTKSLNDLEASIGNSTKDSLDQLIWWSQATKAARANEAVAQAAE; from the coding sequence ATGTCCAAACTCAAGATTGCCGTCATCATCTCTTCGACCCGCCCGACCCGCTTCGGCGAGATCCCTGCAAAGTGGATCCTCGAAAAGGCTAACGAACGTCCTGAAATCCAGGCCGAGATCGTCGACCTGCGCGACTTCGACCTGCCGTTCTTTGACGAAGCTGCGTCCAATGCCTGGATGCCTTCGCAGAATGCGGAAGCCGTTCGCTGGCAGAACAAGATCAGCGAATTCGACGGCTATATCTTCGTGACCGCCGAGTACAACCGCTCGATCACCGGCGCCCTCAAGAACGCTCTCGACCAGGCCTATGTGAACTGGAACAAGAAGGCCTTCACCGCCGTGGGTTACGGCACGCTGGGTGGCGCACGCGCTGTCGAGCACCTGCGCACGATCGGTATCGAGCTGCAGATGGCCCCGACCCGTTCGGCCGTTCACATTGCCGGCGCCGACTTTGCTGCCGTGCACCCCGGTTTTGGTGGCACCAAGTCCCTCAACGACCTTGAAGCCTCGATCGGCAATTCCACCAAGGACAGCCTCGACCAGCTGATCTGGTGGAGCCAGGCCACCAAGGCTGCCCGCGCCAATGAAGCTGTCGCCCAGGCAGCCGAATAA
- a CDS encoding potassium transporter Kup has product MLLLGALGVVFGDIGTSPIYAFREAMHIRPGASTSDSEILGLLSLIVWALTLTVSVKYVFFVTRADNNGEGGTLSLMALARKTFANPPVWITILGVMGAAMFFGDAIITPAMSVLSAVEGVKLVAPGMERWIVPITLVIIVGIFAVQRFGTAKVSIIFGPVTGLWFLVLGFSGLVHIIQYPAVLFALNPLLGLEFLVTHLGLAFVVVGAIFLAVTGAEALYVDLGHFGRKPIVLVWFALVFPCLLLNYFGQGAFVLQVGPENVESPFFEMQPDWALLPFVGLATLATIIASQAVISGTYSLTQQAIALNMLPRMVVTHTSETQSGQIYMPQINTMLMVGVLILVLMFRSSSALSHAYGIAVSGVMIMTLTLLVVVMWRNWKWHPAAVIGFGVVFAAIDGGFFAANAAKLFQGGWVPAAVAILVAVIMWSWMAGRKRLAEKTRRDEVPLQFLVDNLAKKKPTLVPGTAVFLTSDIEGAPTALLHSLKHYKVLHEQNVILTVRTSVSPRVPDDEKVTIDAYNELFSRVVVTFGYMESPNIPKALVLARKLGWKFDIMSTSFFLSRRSLKAGPKTSGPLRYWQDRLFTRLAKNASDATEYFHIPTGRVVEIGTQVVL; this is encoded by the coding sequence ATGCTGCTGCTCGGCGCGTTGGGCGTGGTTTTTGGCGATATCGGCACGAGCCCGATCTATGCTTTCCGCGAAGCCATGCATATCCGCCCCGGTGCCTCGACCAGTGATAGCGAGATACTGGGCCTGCTGTCGCTGATCGTCTGGGCCCTGACGCTGACCGTCTCAGTCAAATATGTGTTCTTCGTCACCCGTGCCGACAATAATGGCGAGGGCGGCACGCTGTCGCTGATGGCCCTGGCGCGCAAGACTTTCGCCAATCCGCCGGTGTGGATCACCATCCTGGGCGTTATGGGCGCAGCCATGTTCTTTGGCGACGCGATCATTACGCCGGCCATGTCGGTGCTCTCGGCCGTGGAAGGCGTCAAGCTCGTGGCGCCAGGCATGGAGCGCTGGATCGTGCCGATCACACTGGTGATCATCGTCGGCATCTTTGCCGTGCAAAGGTTCGGCACGGCCAAGGTTTCCATCATTTTCGGGCCGGTGACGGGCCTGTGGTTCCTGGTGCTGGGCTTTTCGGGCCTGGTGCATATCATCCAGTATCCGGCTGTGCTGTTCGCGCTCAATCCGCTGCTCGGCCTCGAATTCCTGGTCACCCATCTGGGGCTGGCCTTTGTCGTGGTCGGCGCGATCTTTCTCGCCGTGACGGGCGCCGAGGCGCTTTACGTCGACCTTGGCCATTTCGGCCGCAAGCCGATCGTTCTGGTCTGGTTCGCGCTGGTGTTTCCCTGCCTGCTGCTCAACTATTTCGGGCAGGGCGCCTTCGTGCTGCAGGTGGGGCCGGAAAATGTCGAAAGCCCGTTCTTCGAAATGCAGCCCGACTGGGCGCTATTGCCCTTCGTGGGGCTGGCGACTCTTGCAACGATCATCGCCAGCCAGGCGGTGATTTCGGGCACCTATAGCCTTACCCAGCAGGCGATCGCGCTCAATATGCTGCCGCGCATGGTGGTGACACATACGTCGGAAACCCAGAGCGGGCAGATCTACATGCCGCAGATCAACACCATGCTGATGGTGGGCGTGCTGATCCTGGTGCTGATGTTCCGCAGCTCGAGCGCGCTGAGCCATGCCTATGGCATTGCCGTGAGCGGCGTGATGATCATGACGCTGACGCTGCTGGTGGTCGTCATGTGGCGCAACTGGAAGTGGCATCCGGCGGCGGTCATCGGGTTTGGCGTGGTGTTTGCGGCGATCGATGGCGGCTTTTTTGCCGCCAATGCGGCCAAGTTGTTCCAGGGTGGCTGGGTGCCGGCGGCGGTGGCGATCCTTGTGGCCGTGATCATGTGGAGCTGGATGGCCGGCCGCAAGCGGCTGGCGGAAAAGACCCGTCGCGACGAGGTGCCGCTGCAGTTCCTGGTCGATAATCTGGCCAAGAAGAAGCCGACGCTGGTGCCGGGCACGGCGGTGTTTCTGACCAGCGATATCGAAGGCGCGCCGACGGCGCTGCTGCATAGTCTCAAGCACTATAAGGTGCTGCACGAGCAGAATGTGATCCTGACGGTGCGCACATCGGTATCGCCCCGCGTGCCGGACGACGAGAAGGTGACGATCGACGCCTATAACGAGCTGTTCAGCCGCGTGGTGGTGACCTTCGGCTATATGGAAAGCCCCAATATTCCCAAGGCACTGGTGCTGGCGCGCAAGCTGGGCTGGAAGTTCGACATCATGTCGACGTCGTTCTTCCTGTCGCGGCGTTCGCTCAAGGCTGGGCCCAAGACCAGCGGGCCGCTGCGCTACTGGCAGGATCGGCTGTTCACCCGGCTGGCCAAGAATGCCAGCGACGCGACGGAATATTTCCATATTCCGACGGGGCGCGTGGTGGAGATTGGCACGCAGGTGGTGCTTTAG
- a CDS encoding NADH:flavin oxidoreductase/NADH oxidase → MSELFSPITLRDLTIRNRTVVAPMCQYSAQDGFANDWHFAHLGRFAIGGFGLVIVEATGVVPEGRITYADLGLWKDEQIAPLARIVDFLHSQGTAAGIQLAHAGRKASTPVPWRKGFDETDAEKTALHFESWTPVAPSAEIHAENKNFTTPEALDAAGIRHVIDSFVAAARRADRAGFDTVEIHAAHGYLLDQFLSPLANKRTDTYGGSRENRMRLLLEVSEAVRAVWPAHKPLLVRLSVSDWHPDGWQVEDSIVLTKALKALGVDAIDASSGGFEGAQMQVGADYQVPFATAVRREGGLPAMAVGLLGDVQRAEAIIANGEADFVALARGAMDNPNWPLHARHELGAEDYDLWPNQTKRVREYDRSLGKRAWA, encoded by the coding sequence ATGTCCGAACTGTTTTCCCCCATCACCCTGCGCGACCTGACGATCCGCAACCGGACCGTCGTCGCCCCCATGTGCCAGTATTCGGCACAGGACGGCTTTGCCAATGACTGGCATTTTGCCCATCTCGGGCGCTTCGCCATCGGCGGCTTTGGCCTCGTGATCGTGGAAGCCACCGGCGTCGTCCCCGAGGGCCGCATCACCTATGCGGACCTCGGCCTCTGGAAGGACGAGCAGATCGCCCCCCTCGCCCGCATCGTTGATTTCCTGCACAGCCAGGGCACGGCCGCCGGCATCCAGCTTGCCCATGCCGGCCGCAAGGCCTCGACCCCCGTGCCGTGGCGCAAGGGCTTTGACGAGACCGACGCGGAAAAGACCGCCCTCCATTTCGAAAGCTGGACGCCTGTCGCCCCCAGCGCCGAAATCCACGCCGAAAACAAGAACTTCACCACACCCGAAGCCCTTGATGCAGCAGGCATCCGCCACGTCATCGACAGCTTCGTCGCCGCCGCCAGGCGCGCTGACCGGGCCGGCTTCGACACCGTCGAAATCCACGCCGCTCACGGCTATCTGCTCGACCAGTTCCTCTCGCCCCTCGCCAACAAGCGCACCGACACTTACGGCGGCAGCCGCGAAAACCGCATGCGACTGCTGCTCGAAGTGTCCGAAGCCGTCCGCGCCGTCTGGCCGGCCCACAAGCCCCTGCTGGTCCGCCTCTCCGTCAGCGACTGGCACCCTGACGGCTGGCAGGTCGAAGACAGCATTGTTCTGACCAAAGCGCTGAAGGCCCTCGGCGTCGACGCCATCGATGCCTCCAGCGGCGGCTTCGAAGGCGCCCAGATGCAGGTCGGCGCCGACTACCAAGTCCCCTTCGCCACTGCCGTGCGCCGGGAGGGTGGCCTCCCCGCCATGGCCGTCGGCCTCCTGGGTGACGTCCAACGTGCCGAAGCCATCATCGCCAATGGCGAGGCCGATTTCGTCGCCCTGGCCCGCGGCGCCATGGACAATCCCAACTGGCCGCTGCACGCCCGCCACGAACTGGGTGCCGAAGACTACGACCTCTGGCCCAACCAGACCAAGCGCGTCCGCGAATATGATCGTTCCCTGGGCAAGCGCGCCTGGGCCTGA
- a CDS encoding TetR/AcrR family transcriptional regulator: MPVTIKVNEETFTPRQQAVLTAALDLLVENGDGLTMTAVARRASCSKETLYKWFGDRDGLLTATVQWQAAKVRMPVVDRSHLDAKALRVSIEQFARDLLTVIVGDVSVTLNRTAVTHAAQEKDDLGKIVLENGPLAIRRRLKPILEAGRDARLLRFDNSEDAYRTFFGLVVRDVQIRLLLGDKALTQSNVEANIEADVKAATDQFFALYGAKAFNA, encoded by the coding sequence GTGCCCGTGACCATCAAGGTCAATGAAGAGACGTTTACGCCGCGCCAGCAGGCTGTGCTGACGGCTGCGCTGGACCTGCTGGTCGAGAATGGCGATGGGCTGACGATGACGGCGGTGGCGCGGCGCGCTTCGTGCTCCAAGGAAACGCTCTACAAGTGGTTCGGCGATCGCGACGGACTGCTGACCGCGACGGTGCAGTGGCAGGCGGCCAAGGTGCGCATGCCGGTGGTGGATCGCAGCCATCTCGATGCCAAGGCCCTGCGCGTCAGCATCGAACAGTTTGCCCGTGACCTGCTGACCGTGATCGTGGGGGATGTGTCGGTGACGCTCAACCGTACCGCGGTCACGCATGCGGCGCAGGAGAAGGACGACCTGGGCAAGATCGTGCTGGAAAACGGCCCGCTGGCCATTCGTCGCCGGCTCAAGCCAATTCTCGAGGCCGGTCGCGATGCGCGGCTGCTGCGCTTTGACAATAGCGAAGACGCCTATCGCACCTTCTTCGGGCTCGTCGTGCGCGACGTGCAGATCCGGCTGCTGTTGGGCGACAAGGCGCTGACCCAGAGCAATGTCGAAGCCAATATCGAGGCCGATGTGAAGGCCGCGACCGACCAGTTCTTTGCCCTCTACGGGGCGAAAGCATTCAACGCATAA
- a CDS encoding heme-degrading domain-containing protein: MGVEGDIALVKKQELELVLEAFDEATAFSLGSAIYQRAIAEGLGLVVDIRTWDRQVFFAATPGTSADNAEWVRRKINTVRRFQRASYRMVLERGEVAFSPQSGCDPADYVIAGGGFPLRVKGAGVIGCLTISGLPGRSDHGVVVDALCDHLGLDRATYALPTD, encoded by the coding sequence ATGGGCGTGGAAGGCGATATTGCGCTGGTCAAGAAGCAGGAGCTCGAGCTCGTGCTGGAGGCGTTTGACGAGGCCACGGCGTTTTCGCTCGGCAGTGCCATCTATCAGCGGGCGATTGCGGAGGGGCTGGGGCTCGTCGTCGATATCAGGACGTGGGACCGGCAGGTGTTCTTTGCGGCGACCCCAGGTACGAGCGCCGACAATGCCGAATGGGTGCGGCGCAAGATCAATACTGTCCGACGTTTTCAGCGGGCCAGCTATCGCATGGTGCTGGAGCGTGGCGAGGTGGCGTTTTCGCCGCAATCGGGTTGTGACCCGGCCGACTATGTCATTGCCGGCGGCGGGTTTCCGTTGCGGGTCAAGGGGGCGGGCGTGATCGGGTGCCTCACCATTTCTGGCTTGCCGGGACGGAGCGATCATGGCGTGGTCGTCGACGCGCTGTGCGACCATCTTGGGCTCGATCGCGCTACCTATGCATTGCCCACGGACTAG
- a CDS encoding PhzF family phenazine biosynthesis protein — MKLNYLLLDVFTRERLKGNQLAVVCKADGLLDDEMQAIAREFNLSETVFILKPQAERNIASVRIFTPHTELPFAGHPTVGAAVVLGLQNKVSAVRLEEKIGLITALFERHDKKSGEARFALPRLPSRIASLTDKLGMAQALGIDVDEIGCDVYQPAVFSAGVTFHLVPVRNAAVLRRIQVNQAMFKDVFSHDHNSAYVFTLTPDETDNDIAARMFGMDIGEDPGTGSAAAALIGLLAEHENLGTGQKDFVLRQGLEMGRPCQIRIQLRKENDVLVHGGIGGDAVIVGEGVLDLDD; from the coding sequence ATGAAACTCAACTATCTGCTGCTCGATGTTTTCACCCGCGAGCGCCTCAAGGGCAATCAGCTGGCCGTGGTGTGCAAGGCCGATGGGCTGCTCGATGACGAAATGCAGGCCATCGCGCGGGAGTTCAACCTCAGCGAGACGGTGTTCATCCTCAAGCCGCAAGCCGAGCGGAACATTGCTTCGGTGCGCATTTTCACCCCGCATACCGAGCTGCCCTTTGCCGGCCATCCGACGGTGGGTGCGGCGGTGGTGCTGGGGCTGCAGAACAAGGTCAGCGCCGTCCGGCTCGAAGAAAAGATCGGGCTGATCACGGCACTGTTCGAGCGGCATGACAAGAAGTCGGGCGAGGCGCGTTTTGCACTGCCGCGGTTGCCGTCGCGGATTGCCTCGCTCACCGACAAGCTGGGCATGGCGCAGGCGCTGGGCATCGACGTGGACGAGATCGGCTGCGACGTCTACCAGCCGGCAGTGTTTTCGGCAGGCGTCACCTTCCATCTGGTGCCGGTGCGCAATGCCGCGGTCCTGCGGCGCATCCAGGTCAACCAGGCCATGTTCAAGGACGTTTTCAGCCATGACCACAACTCGGCCTATGTGTTTACGCTGACGCCGGACGAGACGGATAATGACATCGCCGCGCGCATGTTCGGCATGGATATTGGCGAGGATCCCGGCACGGGTTCGGCTGCGGCAGCGCTGATCGGACTGTTGGCAGAGCATGAGAACCTGGGCACGGGGCAGAAGGATTTCGTGCTGCGGCAGGGGCTCGAAATGGGTCGGCCGTGCCAGATCCGCATCCAGCTGCGCAAGGAGAACGACGTGCTTGTTCACGGCGGGATCGGCGGCGACGCCGTGATCGTTGGTGAGGGCGTTCTGGATCTCGACGACTAG
- a CDS encoding 2-isopropylmalate synthase yields the protein MSVTTDTNKDRVFIFDTTLRDGEQSPGATMTLEEKLQVAETLDEMGVDVIEAGFPIASNGDFEAVVAVAKQVKRSTVAGLARAITADIDRAGEAVRHAQRGRIHTFVSTSPIHLAHQMKKTEDEVIEIIARTVAQARNLIDDVEWSAMDATRTPLEFLKRCVETAIKAGATTINLPDTVGYAVPDEHEKMFRDVITQVPGADKAIFSAHCHNDLGLAVANSLAAVRGGARQVECTINGLGERAGNAALEEIVMALRTRGDAMPYHTEIETTHLARASRIVSAAANFPVQYNKAIVGKNAFAHESGIHQDGMLKNAETYEIMTPASVGIKETTLVMGKHSGRAAFKDKLRELGYELGDNAFQEAFQRFKDLADRKKHVYDADIVALVDDEVGSVGDRIKLVDMEVVSKTGGVHKATMTLSIDGEETSVTFEGTGSVDAIFNAIKQGVGQEPHLVLYAVDGVTGGTDAQASAHVRLEMNGKIVSGNAAEPDTLVASARAYLNAYNRLLIDRGAAAQGAMAG from the coding sequence ATGTCCGTGACCACTGATACCAATAAAGACCGCGTTTTCATCTTCGACACCACGCTGCGCGACGGCGAGCAGTCGCCTGGCGCGACGATGACGCTGGAAGAAAAGCTGCAGGTTGCGGAGACGCTCGACGAAATGGGTGTCGATGTCATCGAGGCCGGTTTCCCGATCGCCTCCAATGGCGACTTCGAAGCCGTGGTGGCCGTGGCCAAGCAGGTCAAACGGTCGACGGTCGCCGGCCTCGCCCGCGCCATTACCGCCGATATCGACCGCGCTGGTGAAGCCGTGCGCCATGCGCAGCGCGGCCGTATCCATACGTTTGTGTCGACGTCGCCGATCCATCTGGCGCATCAGATGAAAAAGACCGAGGACGAGGTCATCGAGATCATCGCTCGCACGGTGGCGCAGGCGCGCAACCTGATCGACGATGTGGAATGGTCGGCGATGGACGCGACCCGCACGCCGCTGGAATTCCTGAAGCGCTGCGTCGAGACCGCGATCAAGGCCGGGGCGACGACGATCAACCTGCCCGATACGGTGGGTTATGCCGTGCCGGACGAGCATGAAAAGATGTTCCGCGACGTGATCACGCAGGTGCCGGGCGCCGACAAGGCGATCTTTTCAGCGCATTGCCACAATGACCTGGGTCTGGCCGTGGCCAATTCGCTAGCCGCGGTGCGCGGTGGCGCGCGGCAGGTGGAATGCACGATCAACGGGTTGGGCGAGCGGGCTGGCAATGCGGCGCTGGAAGAGATCGTCATGGCGCTGCGCACGCGCGGCGATGCCATGCCCTATCATACCGAAATCGAGACGACCCATCTGGCTCGCGCCAGCCGGATCGTCTCCGCGGCTGCCAATTTCCCAGTGCAGTATAACAAGGCCATCGTGGGCAAGAATGCCTTTGCCCATGAAAGCGGCATTCATCAGGACGGCATGCTGAAGAATGCCGAGACCTATGAGATCATGACCCCGGCCAGCGTCGGCATCAAGGAAACGACGCTGGTGATGGGCAAGCATTCGGGCCGCGCCGCCTTCAAGGACAAGCTGCGCGAGTTGGGCTATGAACTGGGCGACAATGCTTTCCAGGAAGCCTTCCAGCGCTTCAAGGACCTGGCCGACCGCAAGAAGCATGTCTATGACGCCGATATCGTGGCGCTGGTGGATGACGAAGTCGGCTCGGTCGGCGATCGCATCAAGCTGGTGGACATGGAAGTCGTCAGCAAGACCGGCGGCGTGCACAAGGCGACGATGACGCTCAGCATCGACGGCGAAGAGACGTCGGTGACCTTCGAGGGAACTGGCTCGGTCGACGCGATCTTCAATGCGATCAAGCAGGGTGTCGGCCAGGAGCCGCATCTGGTGCTCTATGCGGTGGATGGCGTGACCGGTGGCACCGATGCGCAGGCTTCGGCACATGTGCGTCTCGAGATGAATGGCAAGATCGTTTCGGGCAATGCGGCGGAGCCCGATACGCTGGTGGCCTCGGCCCGCGCCTATCTCAATGCCTATAACCGGTTGCTGATCGATCGCGGTGCTGCGGCGCAGGGGGCGATGGCGGGATAG
- a CDS encoding endonuclease/exonuclease/phosphatase family protein — MRGLLTGLALFAALALFAVSVNFGVPGQELLGTLRFHIGFAALVLPVLLAVFGARLRATVMLVITLASLGHSVAIVLGQQERRAAFEGREAVASLDVLSFNVLGENARGQDAARYIAESGADVVVLMEARGVQPFMGELDAVYPYRVGCETAACDLAILSKFPIADSHRFTFDVIARQRLTQVSLTLADGRMLTVVGAHVTKPYFDDIAEADLMEVASLLEGIEGPLVLAGDFNAAAWSYRMAFFVAETGLVPPPHYPGTWPVELGPLAAPIDNIFTRGDAMVDYILATPEAYGSNHLGLMAKINLY, encoded by the coding sequence GTGCGTGGTCTCCTCACTGGTCTGGCGCTGTTCGCCGCGCTGGCGCTGTTTGCGGTGAGTGTCAATTTCGGGGTGCCCGGGCAGGAGCTGCTGGGGACACTGCGGTTTCACATCGGCTTTGCGGCCCTGGTGCTGCCGGTGCTGCTGGCGGTGTTTGGGGCACGGCTGCGGGCGACCGTGATGCTGGTGATCACGCTGGCGAGCCTGGGCCATAGCGTCGCCATCGTGCTGGGCCAGCAGGAGCGCCGCGCCGCCTTCGAGGGCAGGGAAGCGGTGGCGAGCCTCGACGTGCTGAGCTTCAACGTGCTGGGCGAGAACGCACGCGGACAGGATGCGGCGCGCTATATCGCTGAGAGCGGCGCCGATGTCGTGGTGCTGATGGAGGCGAGGGGTGTGCAGCCCTTCATGGGCGAGCTCGACGCGGTCTATCCCTATCGCGTCGGGTGCGAGACGGCGGCCTGCGATCTGGCGATCCTCTCGAAATTTCCCATCGCCGACAGCCATCGTTTTACCTTTGATGTCATTGCGCGGCAGCGGCTGACGCAAGTCAGTCTGACCCTCGCTGATGGCCGCATGCTGACCGTGGTTGGCGCGCATGTGACCAAGCCCTATTTCGATGACATCGCCGAGGCCGACCTCATGGAAGTGGCGAGCCTGCTGGAGGGGATCGAGGGGCCGCTGGTGCTGGCGGGCGACTTCAATGCGGCGGCATGGTCCTATCGCATGGCGTTTTTCGTGGCGGAAACGGGCCTGGTGCCGCCGCCGCATTATCCCGGGACGTGGCCGGTCGAGCTTGGCCCGCTCGCCGCGCCGATCGACAATATCTTCACCCGCGGCGACGCGATGGTCGATTATATCCTGGCGACGCCCGAGGCCTATGGCTCCAACCATCTTGGCCTGATGGCGAAGATCAACCTCTATTAG
- a CDS encoding pyridoxal phosphate-dependent aminotransferase, with the protein MPRPDLSPIAAHLPETVPFVGPEAIARRSGIPLRARIGANESPFGPAPSVVDAMARAARDSWHYGDPENHDLRQAIADHLGIPFANVMPGEGVDAILGMAVRLYAAPGSKVVTSLGGYPTFNYHLAGYGTLMHTMPYIGDREDIDGLARAATETRAAMVYLANPDNPMGSWWDAAAVERFIAAVPETTMIVLDEAYGEFAPQGTLPPIDITRSNILRMRTFSKAYGMAGARVGYVIGEAQSISAFNRIRNHFGISNVAQAGAIAALADQAHLRWSIDEVRKSLEDTAAIARRHGLLPLPTATNFIALDCGHDGAHARAIVDGLAQRGVFIRMPGVAGLNRCIRVSAGTADDRALLDQALGEVLAGLNA; encoded by the coding sequence GTGCCCCGTCCAGACCTCTCCCCCATCGCCGCCCATTTGCCTGAGACCGTGCCCTTCGTCGGCCCCGAGGCTATCGCCCGGCGCTCCGGCATACCGCTGCGCGCCCGCATCGGCGCCAATGAAAGCCCCTTCGGCCCCGCCCCCTCGGTGGTGGACGCCATGGCCCGCGCCGCCCGCGACAGCTGGCACTATGGCGATCCCGAAAACCACGACCTCCGCCAGGCCATAGCCGACCACCTCGGCATTCCCTTCGCCAATGTCATGCCCGGCGAAGGCGTCGATGCCATTCTGGGCATGGCCGTCCGCCTCTATGCTGCCCCCGGCAGCAAGGTCGTCACCTCGCTGGGCGGCTATCCCACCTTCAACTACCACCTCGCCGGCTATGGCACGCTGATGCACACCATGCCCTACATCGGGGATCGCGAGGATATTGACGGCCTCGCCCGCGCCGCCACCGAGACCCGCGCGGCCATGGTCTATCTCGCCAATCCCGACAATCCTATGGGCAGTTGGTGGGACGCGGCAGCGGTGGAACGCTTCATCGCCGCCGTGCCCGAAACCACCATGATCGTGCTCGATGAAGCCTATGGCGAATTCGCGCCCCAAGGCACCCTGCCCCCGATCGACATCACCCGCTCCAATATCCTGCGCATGCGCACCTTCTCGAAAGCCTATGGCATGGCCGGCGCCCGTGTCGGCTATGTCATCGGCGAGGCGCAGAGCATTTCGGCCTTCAACCGCATTCGCAACCACTTCGGCATTTCCAATGTCGCCCAGGCCGGCGCCATCGCCGCGCTTGCCGATCAGGCGCATTTGCGCTGGTCGATCGACGAAGTCCGCAAGTCGCTCGAAGACACCGCCGCCATCGCCCGCCGCCATGGCCTGCTCCCCCTGCCCACCGCCACCAATTTCATCGCGCTCGATTGCGGCCACGACGGCGCCCATGCCCGCGCCATTGTAGACGGACTGGCGCAGCGCGGCGTCTTCATCCGCATGCCCGGCGTCGCCGGCCTCAACCGCTGCATCCGCGTCAGCGCCGGCACCGCAGATGACCGCGCCCTGCTCGATCAGGCGCTGGGCGAAGTGCTGGCCGGGCTGAACGCCTAA